The following proteins are co-located in the Methanobacterium formicicum DSM 3637 genome:
- a CDS encoding proteasome assembly chaperone family protein — protein MVEMVETEVECCKIISKDVENATVIEGSPELGLIGNIVGWLLVEELKMEEIGHIESKYFPPLAVLYKGVAIHPFRIYAADNLVLFLSDFVVPPNVTYDMTNVIVEWMKRNNSKELITLNSIAVRQKTNGVAAAANSLEGLKLLGDLDLPILPFGNINGLSGTLLTRTMTSDIPASCLFAEVLNQYPDPRAAASVVDVLNRMLNIEVNSEPLLKEAEEIESRLKELAQAVQGEGESPAYS, from the coding sequence ATGGTAGAAATGGTGGAAACTGAAGTAGAATGCTGTAAAATAATATCTAAGGATGTTGAAAATGCAACAGTCATTGAAGGATCCCCTGAATTAGGGCTTATTGGTAACATAGTGGGATGGCTTCTAGTGGAAGAACTAAAAATGGAGGAAATTGGACATATTGAGTCTAAATACTTTCCACCTCTAGCAGTTCTCTACAAAGGAGTAGCTATACACCCATTCAGAATTTATGCTGCCGATAACCTGGTTCTATTCCTATCAGACTTCGTGGTTCCACCAAATGTTACCTACGATATGACCAATGTCATAGTTGAATGGATGAAGCGAAATAACAGTAAAGAGCTCATCACCCTGAATAGCATTGCAGTCAGGCAGAAAACCAACGGAGTTGCAGCTGCTGCCAATTCTCTTGAAGGGTTAAAACTGTTAGGAGACCTTGATCTTCCTATACTTCCATTTGGAAACATAAACGGACTATCTGGAACCCTGTTAACCCGTACCATGACCAGTGATATTCCTGCCTCATGTCTGTTTGCCGAGGTATTAAATCAGTATCCTGATCCCCGTGCAGCTGCAAGTGTAGTGGATGTTTTAAATAGGATGTTGAACATAGAGGTTAACTCCGAGCCACTTTTGAAAGAAGCCGAAGAAATCGAGTCAAGACTTAAAGAACTGGCTCAAGCGGTTCAGGGCGAAGGAGAATCACCTGCATACAGTTAA
- a CDS encoding PepSY domain-containing protein has product MIDSKILVSVVIVLLIGVAAAGYQISTQTPGLWQPVTSTSADTSQQSSSTTGTDSGNQQSSASSVSTSSSQKSTASGSDTTVKISSSEAKSIASKYILQEGATAGTPKLTTYGSTKAYLVPIIMNGNQVGEIYIDAQTGKNLGGAGGVS; this is encoded by the coding sequence ATGATAGACTCCAAAATTCTGGTATCGGTGGTTATAGTCCTTTTAATTGGTGTGGCTGCCGCGGGTTACCAGATATCCACCCAGACTCCAGGACTATGGCAACCAGTAACATCAACCAGTGCGGATACAAGCCAACAATCAAGTTCAACCACTGGAACTGATTCTGGAAACCAGCAAAGTTCTGCATCCAGTGTTTCAACATCTTCCAGTCAGAAATCAACTGCATCAGGAAGTGATACTACCGTGAAGATATCCTCTTCAGAAGCTAAATCCATTGCTTCAAAATACATTCTACAGGAAGGGGCAACTGCCGGAACTCCTAAACTGACTACTTACGGTAGCACCAAAGCTTATTTAGTACCAATTATAATGAATGGTAACCAAGTGGGAGAAATATACATAGATGCCCAAACTGGTAAAAACTTAGGCGGAGCTGGGGGTGTTTCGTAG